TCCAAAATACGTGGCATTTCCTTCAAGAGATTTTGAAATTCCGGATTGTGCTAAAACTACTGCTTTTTTTCCAATCGTGATAGCACTTATGACTCCTACTTGCCCCCAGAGGGTAACTTCGTCTTCAATAATTACACAACCGGCAATACCAGTTTGCGATGCTATTAAGCACTTTTCACCAATTACAGTATCATGACCAACATGAACTTGATTATCTATCTTAGTTCCTTTTTTTACCCTAGTATCTCCAGTAACACCCCTATCAAAAGTACAAAGTGCACCTATATCAACATTATCTTCAATAACAACACGTCCTCCAGATAATAATTGATCAAAACCTTCTGGCCTATTTTTATAATAAAATGCATCTGACCCTAAAACTGTTCCCGCATGTATGGTCACATTATTTCCGATAACACAATTATCATAAATAGAAACATTAGAATGTATCCTACAATTATCACCTATAACAACATGGTTACCCACAAACGTATTTGGCTGAATAACAGTATCTTTCCCTATTCTAGCTGTTGAAGAAATACTTTGTGATGTTTTCTTAAATGGTTTAAAAAAAGCGGTAAGTTTATTAAAGTCCCTAAAAGGATCCTCTGAAATTAACAATGCTTTCCCTTCAGGGCAATCTACTTTTTTATTGATTAAAATTGTAGTCGCCTTAGAGTTTAATGCTTTTTCATAATACTTCGGGTGATCTACAAAAACAATATCACCTGGCTCAACAACATGTATCTCGTTCATCCCTAAAATCTGGAAATCATCAGGACCCACAAATTCAGACTGAATAATGCTAGCAATTTGCTGTAAACTATGAGGAATAGGAAATTTCATTTAAATATGGCTTTACCTCTTAAAATTATTCTTTAACACGTTCCATGTAAGAACCAGAAGCTGTATCTACCTTAATCTTATCACCTTCATTAATAAATAAAGGAACATTTACCTCTGCTCCTGTTTCTACTTTTGCTGGTTTAGTCGCATTTGTTGCCGTATTACCTTTAACGCCTGGCTCTGTATAAGTAACTTCTAAAACCACACTTGCCGGCATATCTACTGATAATGGCATGCTATCTTCTGTATTAAAAAGAATA
This genomic stretch from Cellulophaga algicola DSM 14237 harbors:
- a CDS encoding UDP-3-O-(3-hydroxymyristoyl)glucosamine N-acyltransferase, producing the protein MKFPIPHSLQQIASIIQSEFVGPDDFQILGMNEIHVVEPGDIVFVDHPKYYEKALNSKATTILINKKVDCPEGKALLISEDPFRDFNKLTAFFKPFKKTSQSISSTARIGKDTVIQPNTFVGNHVVIGDNCRIHSNVSIYDNCVIGNNVTIHAGTVLGSDAFYYKNRPEGFDQLLSGGRVVIEDNVDIGALCTFDRGVTGDTRVKKGTKIDNQVHVGHDTVIGEKCLIASQTGIAGCVIIEDEVTLWGQVGVISAITIGKKAVVLAQSGISKSLEGNATYFGSPAEEAREKMKQMAWIKQIPNIIKK